In Chelonia mydas isolate rCheMyd1 chromosome 20, rCheMyd1.pri.v2, whole genome shotgun sequence, a single genomic region encodes these proteins:
- the LOC122463414 gene encoding protein maestro-like, translating into MSDPMLREKKFLKPVLHILEERSHDRNSIVRQMAVRGLGNLVYGAPEKVKKHKKFLMVILIRALSDPFSSEVIGESMKAVAKVLKELKEKDRGSSFRDLTQQIRTYFDNNYYSQPSSIESLGPGQSALNYPSAGNPGNCGS; encoded by the exons ATGAGTGATCCCATGCTCAGGGAGAAGAAGTTCCTTAAGCCTGTCTTACACATCTTGGAAGAAAGGTCACATGATAGGAACAGCATTGTCCGTCAGATGGCTGTAAGAGGCCTGGGAAATTTAGTCTATGGGGCGCCTGAGAAG gtgaaaaagcacaagaagttTCTTATGGTCATACTGATCAGGGCCTTAAGTGACCCTTTCAGTTCTGAAGTCATTGGCGAGAGCATGAAAGCAGTGGCCAAAGTCCTGAAGGAGCTGAAAGAGAAGGACAGAGGTTCTTCCTTCAGAGACCTCACCCAACAGATCCGGACCTACTTTGACAAC AATTACTATTCTCAACCAAGCTCTATTGAAAGCCTTGGACCCGGGCAGTCTGCTCTCAACTATCCCAGTGCTGGGAACCCAGGAAACTGTGGGAGCTAG